A DNA window from Vicinamibacterales bacterium contains the following coding sequences:
- a CDS encoding CocE/NonD family hydrolase: protein MASMFVVRRMLALAVVLLAGGLLRAQQTPVQQPDIPKTFTSPTTGFDYEKRVEMIPMRDGVRLYTVIVVPKAAKNAPMILTRTPYNAAGRATRAESASMLSLLPQGDEVFVADGYIRVFQDVRGKYGSEGDYLMTRPLRGPLNPTDTDHSTDAYDTIDWLVKHVPESNGRVGMLGSSYEGFTVVMALVNPHPALKVAAPMSPMVDGWMGDDWFHHGAYRQTNFDYFAGQTEARGNGGSIVRQGYDDYDNFLRAGSAGDFARAAGLDQLPWWRKVAEHPAYDQFWQEQALDHVMAKQPLTVPTMWIQGLWDQEDMWGAIHSYLAVEPKDAANTMNYLVMGPWRHSGVNYDGFTLGPLRFDGDTALQFRRDVLKPFFDQYLKPGAPRADTPPVFIYNTGENHWDRLPRWPLSCATGCPATSTPLYLTSGFGLSFTAPASGSATAASGFDEYVSDPAKPVPYLPRPVRFADGAAWRQWLLWDQRIVDGRPDVLTYTTPVLTEPVRISGAPMVNLVASTSGTDADWVVKLIDVYPDEVASRPEMGGYELAIAMDIFRGRYRESFSEATPIAANAPLPYRFVLPTANHVFQPGHRIMVQVQSTWFPLYDRNPQTFVPNIFFAKAGDYRNATQRVYHAPDAASFIDLPVVPAGR, encoded by the coding sequence ATGGCCTCCATGTTCGTCGTCCGCCGCATGCTCGCGCTTGCCGTCGTGCTGCTTGCCGGGGGGCTCCTCCGGGCCCAGCAGACCCCCGTGCAGCAGCCCGACATCCCGAAGACGTTCACGAGCCCCACGACCGGCTTCGACTACGAGAAGCGCGTCGAGATGATCCCGATGCGCGACGGCGTCCGCCTCTACACCGTGATCGTCGTGCCCAAGGCCGCGAAGAACGCCCCGATGATCCTCACCCGCACGCCGTACAACGCGGCCGGCCGGGCCACCCGCGCCGAGTCGGCCTCCATGCTCTCCCTGCTGCCACAGGGCGACGAGGTGTTCGTGGCCGACGGCTACATCCGGGTGTTCCAGGACGTCCGCGGGAAATACGGGTCCGAGGGCGACTATCTGATGACGCGCCCGCTCCGCGGGCCGCTGAACCCGACGGACACCGACCACTCCACCGACGCCTACGACACCATCGATTGGCTCGTGAAGCACGTGCCCGAGAGCAACGGCCGCGTGGGCATGCTCGGCAGCTCGTACGAGGGCTTCACGGTCGTGATGGCCCTGGTGAACCCGCACCCGGCGCTGAAGGTGGCCGCGCCGATGAGCCCGATGGTGGACGGCTGGATGGGCGACGACTGGTTCCATCACGGCGCGTACCGGCAGACGAACTTCGACTACTTCGCCGGCCAGACGGAAGCCCGCGGCAACGGCGGCTCGATCGTGCGCCAGGGCTACGACGACTACGACAACTTCCTGCGGGCCGGATCGGCGGGCGACTTCGCACGCGCGGCCGGGCTCGATCAGCTCCCGTGGTGGCGCAAGGTGGCCGAGCATCCGGCCTACGACCAGTTCTGGCAGGAGCAGGCGCTCGACCACGTCATGGCGAAACAGCCGCTCACCGTGCCCACGATGTGGATCCAGGGCCTGTGGGATCAGGAAGACATGTGGGGCGCCATCCACAGCTACCTGGCCGTGGAGCCGAAGGACGCCGCCAACACGATGAACTACCTGGTGATGGGGCCGTGGCGTCACAGCGGCGTGAACTACGACGGCTTCACCCTGGGGCCGCTGCGGTTCGATGGCGACACCGCCCTGCAGTTCCGACGCGACGTGCTCAAGCCCTTCTTCGACCAGTACCTGAAGCCGGGCGCGCCCAGGGCCGACACCCCGCCCGTGTTCATCTACAACACGGGCGAGAACCACTGGGACCGCCTGCCGCGGTGGCCCCTGTCGTGCGCCACGGGCTGCCCGGCGACCTCGACGCCCCTGTATCTCACGTCCGGGTTCGGCCTGTCGTTCACGGCGCCGGCCTCCGGCAGCGCCACCGCCGCGAGCGGCTTCGACGAGTACGTGTCCGATCCCGCCAAGCCCGTGCCCTACCTGCCCAGGCCGGTCCGGTTCGCCGACGGCGCCGCCTGGCGCCAGTGGCTGCTGTGGGATCAGCGCATCGTGGACGGCCGGCCCGACGTCCTCACCTACACGACGCCGGTGCTGACCGAGCCCGTGAGGATCAGCGGCGCGCCGATGGTGAACCTGGTCGCCTCTACGAGCGGGACCGACGCCGACTGGGTCGTGAAGCTGATCGACGTGTATCCGGACGAGGTGGCGAGCCGGCCCGAGATGGGCGGCTACGAGCTGGCGATCGCCATGGACATCTTCCGCGGCCGCTACCGCGAGAGCTTCTCGGAGGCGACGCCCATCGCCGCGAACGCCCCGCTGCCGTACCGGTTCGTCCTGCCGACGGCCAACCACGTGTTCCAGCCGGGGCACC